GTCTCTTCTCTCTAACTTTGATCATGTAGAACCTGATACGCAGACGATTTGACCAGACCATGTTTTGACTCGCGCCAGCATTATGACGAATGAGGGAAGTCAATGGTCATCATAGCACAGTAGAAGGATCAGTCACTCAAGTGAGGTTTCGTTCAATGGGAATGGTCCATTTGAGAGGCTGGTTTCTCTTGAGGTTCCATTCGGCCTCACTTTGATGCATTCTCTGATACCTATGTGAACTTGTCTTAGTGTGTGGTCTGACCGCGGACCACTGTTTGACAGTGGACTGGTGCAGCAGGTGTGAGCAAACCTTTTGGCTTGAGGGCCACATCCGGATTTCTAAATTGAACGGGGGCCACACAGATTTATTTTTGactgatatgtttgtcaaaatcAATTTTTGTGCCAGAAACATTCCagttatttttaaatatataggTCCATTTATATTTCGACACACTTTCTATCTAGTTTTAGATGTTCAAGTGTGGCCTggagtgttttttgtgtgttttttttttacccaaaacAATTTCCCCcctccccaaaaaacaacttatttgtttatttttacctCCTGTGGGTCGGATTGAATGGGCTCATGGGCCAGATCCGGCCAGGCCGTAGTTTTCCCAgccctggggcctcatttatcaaagtTGCATGCGCACAAAAAAAAGACTAAACTTTCCTGCGCCAGTTAGGCCTCAAAGTTTGGTGTTTATCCATTTTGAAGTTGACGGGAAAGTGTGAGTATCTCCATGCAAATCTCAGGCCAAGTGTACACACTACTTCTAATGGTTGATCAACTATATTGCAAGCAAATTTTCTTATTTCtttctcgtctgagtgtgccagagcgcagaataactgatgaatttacgaatgctcaacacctcttgaatatggccggtgtcagtaaacgtcggcaaaaaagcGTTGCCTgtagcacagttacagtcaccaacccTCTAGATAACAAgacaacagcctaaccagctctgctaggaccagtaaaatggtcagagtgaggtgttctctcatttgtgcctGGAAAtagttagcaagctagccaaaattagccagttagcttgggtgcttgactgccattgtgtGGTCAGAaagctcggatcaaccctactgcTTGGCCAGTGTGCACTCTTAAGAGCGAAACACTTACgaatttacgaacggacaatctgacaactctCTGAATTTACGATCGCCCTCTGAGCGCCCCCTCTGACACTCTAGATTGAATTTATGAACACCCTTAATCTCCGAGTATATACCAAGGCAGGAGATAGAAACACAATCACGTATTTATAAACAAAATATTGAACAACAATTTGTATTTTTCATGGAAGTGTGGGCTGTAGGAAGCATTTAATTTTAAATTGTTCAATAGACAATAAATCTTGCAGAATGTGCGACTAGTGTTTGGCACTCGCTATAGGCGGTATGCATTTTTTGTAAAGAAACATTCTGCCCACACCTCTACAGAAATGTGATCACATTTGCCATTGAGCTTTCTTTTGCAACTATCATGGCCCAGTTCCAACATCACCAAATAAAACAGCAAATGAAGGCGTTGTTGTTACCATAAGTGAATCAATAAGTTTTACAGGCAGGGTTGTTCACAAACTCACAAATTATAGTGTATCAATGAAAAATATGATTATGTTCTGTTCCACAGTTTGATAAATCGCAATAATTTGTTGCACAGGCAAATTAGGGCCGGACTACCGCATTTGGGCCCCAAGAAttgttttaaataataataattctgttTAATAATGCTAAAcaagttttaaagctaatttcctgcaattctacactatTTGACATGGGTCAGTGATAAATGTGCTTTTCTATAGCTCATCTCATGCTATTGGTCACATTTTctccatgaggctgagagaaaatgttgcagtttaaaGCATATTTCCTGCAATTGTACATATTTGTTCTATCATATGCATATGCTATCTGGGGGGCCCCTGACCTCCAGGAGACCCACAAACCAAAAAAGGTTAGGGGCCCCTGGGCATGTGCCCTGTTTGACCGTTTGGTAATCCAGCCCTGACGTAAATTCTAGAATCTCCCAAGTATGCCAGAATTGAGTAAGAAATGTATGCATagttgataaatgaggcccctggtctGGTGCGTTTAAACAAGCACTCGGCCAGATCTTCACTTCACTGTTACACTGTCAATTAATTTTGTTGTTTCATTCCTTCGCCTGTTTTCAAATAATTTGAAAACTCAggatttctctgtatgttcattgGTGGAAGTGGTTCAATACAAGTCTATTTTTTCTGCATACTTGCCTTTTAGGATTTTATTTTTTCCATTGGTCTTTTAAAAACAAAATGGTTATAGGCACATATTCTCGTTGACAAAACGGCTTTATTCTCCCGATTTGATTAGCCACTGTCCATCATAATGTAGAACAGTTAAGGCATTTATTAATTCCAATAGGGCATTAGCTCAGCTGTTTACCAACTAGTCACAAGTGAAAAGCAAATATTTGAGGCATTAGCCTGACTACAAAGGTGTGTCTTACCCTCAGGggagaagaggtagggagagTAATGTTTATTTGTTTTCTCAAAGCTCACTTTTGACACTGAACTTCTCACAGCAATGTGAAATATTTGAAAGCCTTGAGCGCAGTCTGCAGAGATCATATCTGCAGAGATCATATCTGCAGAGATCATATCTGCAGAGATCATATCTGCAGAGATCATATCTGCAGTTGTTATAAATTCACCTAGAAGAAAAAATATTCTCAAAGCTTTCTCTGATAACATTGTTTGTTCTTTTTCTTGCACGAAACCTGAAAGGTTCCTTCAGTTTATTTATAGATAGAGAGATTGATTTGGGATGTTGTGGcattgtgtagccttccacaccCATGTCTTACTTTATGTGCCACATTGAATCCTGTTATTCACTATGAGTCAGTTTAATATTTGGTTTAAAAGGGACTTCACTGTAAAGTGCCAATGACTTGATGTACTTTATTTAAAGTGCTGTAATTCAAGTAATGTACATGCAACTGTTATTTGTCTTGAGTACATTCCTTTGTCTTTGCATTTTCATTTTAACAGCTCATTTAATTTGAGTCATTCAGGTTGTGAAACGCCAATTCTGTTGAGGAATCTACAAGTACTGGTTTACTCCACTGCCTGCCTGTAGGCAGAGAATAAGCGAGCAGACAGTGGGTGTACATCTCCTGCATTCTATCCTGGTTCTCGTCCTTGCCTTGTAACTGAATAATACCGGCATAACCAGGTGTGTGACTTTCCTTGCTATTTTAGCAATTAAGCACCAGGGAGAAACAAAAACCAGCAGTACATCGGCCCCCAAGGACGGGCATATTCATTCCAGAAACCGTTTAAGAACTAATCGGaagcaaaataaattaaaacaagATTTTCTGTTGGACAAATTTAGGTAGGTCCCTCcgttctgtttgcttccatttaaaaaaaatccccccAAAATCAACAAAATCGGCATAATGAATACGCCCCTGGAGTTGTGCACCCCTGACACAGCCGGAATTCAACCCTTGCAGATTCTTTTGGGTGTGTTTGATTTACACCCCAGACTATCCTGGATAGATGGAGTTGCCAACTTAATTAGAAAATGGCAGTCCTGTGGTTTGAAAGAGCTAGGTGCAAGGCTGGAATTCCAACCTAATCTTATTCAACCTCTCTATTGAGCTTAGGTTTAGTGAAACTGGATCTCATTTTTGTCCTTTGTCTATAGTGAAAGCGAAACTACAGAACTGACTACATTTTGTAAGGGGAAGCTGACATAAAAAGGAAATGTGTCTGTTTGCTTGAGTGAATGGCACTGGCATTTCCTTGGTTTTGTTATAGTGTGGTGCTTTTCTCAGACTAACAACAAGTTCAGCAAAGGAAAGTTCCCAATATGTGGATGTCTCAAGTTTGGACAGATCATTTATGTGAATTTGACTAGAATGTAATCTTATGTTCCCTGACTATTGTAATCAATCGATGTTTATAGCTACAAGTTGAAAGTTCTTTCTGACTCCTGTTGACTGATTTTGTTTTCTTAATTATTTTACAAGTGCCACTTTACTTGCACATGAATTGTTCCTTTAGGGCTGTTTCTCTGAATTCATGTTCTTGCCAAAATGTGATTTTCACTGATGGTCCAGTGTTGATATGATTACTGTAATTAAGATATTTACTGTAGACTTCAAAATGTTTAACCGATGGGGTATATCGAAGGCTACATAATTTCTTCTGTTAAGTGAAATTCTCACCAGGTGACCTTTTTCATCTCATTCTCTGAGAATTTGCTCAGAACCTTTTTTGGTTGTATTTTCTAAGTACTGTATCACTCATAAAAGAGAGGCCTCTGTCGTTTTTAAAAAGAAACCTGTGGACTAAGATTTAATGTTGATGCATTCCCCAAAATGATTGTGTTGGTTGTCATATGAACCAGACATAGTTTTACACTGATTTATCACCACTTTTCTAATTTAATAGCAATATGTCACAATTCACAATATTATACCTCTCAAAATCTGAGTCACAAGGATGAAAGGGAAAAGTATTGTGTAGGAGTACGCAAAGATTGACATTCAAGTCTGAAAGGCACTTAACCATCGGGCAAGCCAGGAGTTTTGGCTGCCTGAAGGTTATGATCATTTGCTGAAAATGTAAATGAGCTATTTACTTGCAGAAATGCCATATATTGTCTGCCTTGCACCTAAACATAGGGTAGCAATCAAAAAAATTATAATCACCTACTCAATGGGGCAACCTCAGGGCAGGCTTGCAGGAGTACTCAATTCACTTGCCCCAGGCAATAGGGCAACCCTTAATTTAAATTCCTGGTAAGGGATGGAAATATATCAAAATAGACCTACTGCTAatataacaaaaaatgtattgtgaAAAGGGGAAATGTTCGTTAAAATTGTCGGTGAGGATGCTAATTGTATATTTTGGGAAGCTGTTCATGTGAATTTTATCAGAGATGTAATGATGTTTAATAATCGATAATGTTATGCACATgattaataaaatatatttttcttccgcattatattgttttttttgtttgcttGTACTGTATCTGTCGTTTTGCACCTAGAAACAGTTGCAAGTCCTGTCCAGGTGATGGCAGTAAGGTAGCTTTAGCTTTCTTAGCTTTAAAAACCAGCGAATAAATCTTAACTGGAAGTAAAACCTTTAGAAGAAGAAGGAAGCGTTTGAGTCTTCCGGTTGTCCAAGATTGCGCGGAGTATATTTCAGGTTTGTTTAATAATTTGTAATGCAAAGGATTAAAAAGTTCAGTTAACCCACTTCAGATTTATTGAGAGGAGGCGAAtttcaaatatacattttctcCTGGAAAAAAACTAAAACTTATTGTCATCAGCGCCTTAATTTCTCGCcaatgctaatgttagcttaTTAGCATATGTTAGCACCTGACCAGAGCATCTCTATATATATGGCTCTGACTGCAACGGACTAGCTTACTGGTTTCAAGACGCATGCAGCTAGGTACACTTTCAGATGTTAACTAACGACCGCCACGGGTTAGTATACAGTAGCTACTAGTAATTGAGAATTTAGCTTACACTACCGTTAGATGTAAGATATAGTACGTTAATTGGTATCACGTAACGTTTAGAGTTGGTTTATTTATGACAACGGGCCTAGTTAGCTAACTAATGAATTACAGCTAATTATGCTGTATACTTATAATGTAAGGAGTGTCGGCGAGTAATATTTCATAGATTCAGTTCACATTTAGCATTACACAGTGCGGTTTCACGCAACGTGTGTGTAGATCTCTCTATTTGACTTGGACGTATGActtctctcccccttctatcACACTGACGTTTTCCTTCCATTTttggattttttttaattttGTACCAGTGAAACTGCTATGGATAAGATACGAGGCGCTACTCAGGTAACAACCGAAATTATAGGCTACAAACTTGAGCCTCCTCTCCCATACAACCCTTATACGATGGGACCTTTTTTTTTCTATATCCTGGGCAAGACCCATCTTGACTATTATAACCCATCAAATTCTTATTCGTACAACCCTCTTGTCCCGAGGTgtgaaatagtgtgtgtgtgtagctatgTACACCCTTGCGCAAATCATGAAACGCATGCATTGAACTGTGGAATGTATTGTCCAAAGGCTACATTCAGGCCTACATCACCTAATGAACAGAAATGAAATATTTGCACATGAATACCACAGTTGCCACTAACATGACACCAGTGCACACTGCTCTTCCATTGCCCTCCATGTTAGTCTGAAGCAgggggtctctgtctctgtagcaGGCGGTGGCGAGCGGGTGCTGATGGGGGACGAAAAGGACACCTGGAAAGTGAAAACACTCGACGAAATTCTCCAAGAGAAGAAACGCAGACGGGAGCTGGAGGAGAGTACGGAGCCCAAACGTCTGAAAAATGTAAACGGAAGAGAGATTCTGTGGTGCCCCAAACTGACCCTAGTACCCCCTATACACTTGGGGAGATCTGAAAAGAGATTGGGATAAGGAATGTGGAAATGGCTCCACCTTTCCCCCTGATAAACTAGGTGAAATGTTTGCCATATTGCTTCCACACATCCGATAGCTCAGATCTCCACCTGACGATggtctaggggttgatttggggcACATTGTTTCTCTTCCCCCATCAGAGGATGCTGGTTCCCATTTTGATTCGATCATGTTTATCTAAATGTATCACAGACTAGAGCTATACCTGTACCAGTGACTCAAACTTTATTGTAATCTTACCATATGTGCAATCAATCATTGTTATGGTTAccatactgtttttttttttccccctacatgtttttgggggggaatgGGTATAATGTCCCCTCTTTCTTATGTCTTGTCCAGTGCGTTCCGTGCCCTGTTCCACAGACGGATGATCGGGAAGCCAAACGGGACACTCCGGAAGAAGGAGAACTACGggataaaaaaatggaaataacAATCCGGAATTCCCCGTACATACGGGAAGATTCCACAGAGGACAGGTAAAGAGGATACGAAAAAAGAGCTGTGGGAATTAGGGTCACGTTCAGGCGGGCCAGATAATGGAGAAAAAATGTGTTTCAAAACTGAACTTATTCCTTTTGAATACATTTTCTCCCATTTTTGTCCCAACTGAACGCCACCCTGCTATGCACAGGGGCAGCCTGTTTGTTGAGTCGTTGGCACTAGACAGTCTTCCCAATTCCAGGGGAGAAGAGGATGAATCGCTGGCAATAAAGCCTCCCCAGCAAATTACCAGAAAAGACAAATCTCACCacagaaaggaggagaaaagAAAGGACAAGAGACGCCGCCGCAGTCACTCTGCTGAAGGAGGTACGTTGCCATCCTGGGACgtgtatcgctgtagaatgcttCATAGGGACTGGATCATGTAGTGTTAAACTGTATTTGTGCATATGTAGCACCTATTAGCACTCTATCACATTTTGTATTTATCACAGCAGCAGGGAAACGCGTTCGGCCCAAAGACAAGGACAGGGAGAGTGAGCGCAGAAAGCGGCAGTGGGAGGAGCAGGACAAGGCCCGGCGAGACTGGGAGAGGCAGAAACGCAGGGAACAGGCCAGAGCACAATCCCGCAGAGAGAGGTGACCACCGACTACTGtgaccatacacacacatagttgGGTGTATTAGCGTGGATTGTATTAGCTAATATGTACAACAGAACAAATCACTTGTGTTCAAACGTATGAAGTTCTCAACATGTCTGTTAATCAGTGGCATCTCATACTGTACACCTGTATCAGAATATGACCCCCAAGAGTGGGGCAAGTTGGAACAAAAGTTTCAAGAGCAAAGACTACCCAAAAAAATACATCAGCATTTTTTTATTAATGCGTATCGCCCCACTGTCTTGTGATGTCATATTGCTTAGTCTACTTTTAAACTGGCAGATCCTCAAACAATCACTGCTCAGTCATCACGTTTACTGTGCAGTTACCTGTcacactgtatactgtactcttcCCTGAAGCAGACATTAACGGTGTGGGGTGGGTGGCTTTTGGGTTTCTGGAGAGCTCCTGACAGGATTCCCCCGTCTTCCCCGGACTACAGGGACAGGTTGGAGCAGGTGGAGCGCCAGCGTGAGAGGGACCGCAAGCTCCGCGAGCAGCAGCAGAAGGAGCAGCGTGagcagaaggagagggagagaagggcagAGGAGCGCCGGAAAGAGCGCGAGGTGCGCCGAGAAGGTCAGGCTTCACAAATGCATATTCGCACACACAAGGTTAAAGTTTTTGCTTTAGTGTGCGTGAATGATGTACGTCTTTTGATGTATGTATGGGCACGCTGTTGGTGAAGGAAGCTACATCTGTTGTCCCCCTCTGACAGTTCCGTCCCACCACCGTGCGCTGCCCGATGAGTACGGTGACAAGCCCAAACAGAGCCACCGCAGTCGCAGCCCCAACCCCAACCAGACTCCCCGGGATAGACTGGAGCAAAACAGCGAGCCACACAGAACTGGTGGTGAGACTAACCAATCAAGTTGTTTTTATAAAATATTGCTTTGGTGGTAGTTGGCTTCAAAATAAATTAAATCCATGACTTATAATTGGGtgcttgtgtttgttgtccaGCGGCAAAGGATGAGAAGCCTGAGGACAAGGaccttctctctgacctccagGACATCAGTGACAGCGAGAGGAAGACCAGTACAGGAGAGTCCTCCTTAGGTAGACACACTCATTTACAGTCGCAACATACCCCACTGTCACTTTACACCAGATTGGCATAACAAAAAAGGAATGAAAACAAAGCACACTCCTACTGATGTTTAATCAGTAACAGAGTTCTGTTATAGATATTCAGTCAAGACACTTCTCCTTGTGTTATGTTAATGTGGGTAGTTTGCCGGTGACACAGAGTGGATTTTTCTTTCCTAGGTTCAGGGTCAGGCTCTGATGATGAGGAGAATGATGATGGATCTAGCagcgagggagaggaagaggaatcgGGTTCGGGCTCAGGAGAATCTGACCAGACTGCAGGTCTGCTGAATTTATGTCTCTGTtattgtgattgtgtgtgtgatcGTGCGCATGTCTTATCCTGGACTACCATTACGATGTTGTCACGGTGACATGGCTTGGACCCACCCATTGTCTGTGTTTCAGGTGACGTGAGTGAAGATGAGCGGTCTGAGGAAGAGtttgaggaagaaagagagaacagcAACCATATTGCCCCAGGTAGGCATTTCGTACTCCATTTGTCTGGTGGCAGTCATTTGAACATGTATTATTATGTCATGTCTAAGAGTAAAGTTTGTTTTGACTGGTCTTGAAGCTTGTTTATCTAAAAATGTTAGGAGGTATTCTCAACCAGCTGCTAGATGCTATTTTGTCCTGTTTCTATAAGTTATAACTGCCCCTTCATTAACCATCCCAGTGCCTGAGTCCCGATTTGACCATGACACTGAggaaagtggagaggaggaggaggaggaagaggaggaggaggaggaggaagcaggGGAGGGAGATGTCACCCCCCAGTCGGTGTCTCACTCCCACTCAGCCACCCCTGAACTTGAGGAGAACTACATCCCTgactctcctcccatctccccgGTGGAGCTAAAGAAGGAGCTGCCCAAGTACCTGCCAGCTCTACAGGTCTGTGTTTGGCAGCACACCACACCTGGGTcaaatacatgtttgttttattTCAAACACCTGAGGTGCGCTTGACCTAGCTTACCATGTATATTGGGGCCCATTAGAATATTCCAAGAAATGCTCAAGTATTTAACAGAAAACCAAAACATATTTGACCCATACCTATACACACATGCAAATCGTATAGAGACGTATTGATTGACATTGGTTTTCC
This genomic stretch from Oncorhynchus kisutch isolate 150728-3 linkage group LG24, Okis_V2, whole genome shotgun sequence harbors:
- the LOC109868975 gene encoding cyclin-dependent kinase 11B isoform X9, with the protein product MEITIRNSPYIREDSTEDRGSLFVESLALDSLPNSRGEEDESLAIKPPQQITRKDKSHHRKEEKRKDKRRRRSHSAEGAAGKRVRPKDKDRESERRKRQWEEQDKARRDWERQKRREQARAQSRRERDRLEQVERQRERDRKLREQQQKEQREQKERERRAEERRKEREVRREVPSHHRALPDEYGDKPKQSHRSRSPNPNQTPRDRLEQNSEPHRTGAAKDEKPEDKDLLSDLQDISDSERKTSTGESSLGSGSGSDDEENDDGSSSEGEEEESGSGSGESDQTAGDVSEDERSEEEFEEERENSNHIAPVPESRFDHDTEESGEEEEEEEEEEEEEAGEGDVTPQSVSHSHSATPELEENYIPDSPPISPVELKKELPKYLPALQGCRSVEEFQCLNRIEEGTYGVVYRAKDKKTDEIVALKRLKMEKEKEGFPITSLREINTILKAQHPNIVTVREIVVGSNMDKIYIVMNYVEHDLKSLMETMKQPFLPGEVKTLMIQLLRGVRHLHDNWILHRDLKTSNLLLSHKGILKVGDFGLAREYGSPLKPYTPVVVTLWYRSPELLLGAKEYSTAVDMWSVGCIFGELLTQKPLFPGKSEIDQINKIFKDLGSPSEKIWPGYNELPAVKKMTFTEYPYNNMRKRFGALLSDQGFDLMNKFLTYCPSKRILSDEALKHEYFRETPQPIDPSMFPTWPAKSEQQRVKRGTSPRPPEGGLGYSQLGDDDLKDTGFHLTTSNQGASAVGPGFSLKF
- the LOC109868975 gene encoding cyclin-dependent kinase 11B isoform X10; the protein is MEITIRNSPYIREDSTEDRGSLFVESLALDSLPNSRGEEDESLAIKPPQQITRKDKSHHRKEEKRKDKRRRRSHSAEGAGKRVRPKDKDRESERRKRQWEEQDKARRDWERQKRREQARAQSRRERDRLEQVERQRERDRKLREQQQKEQREQKERERRAEERRKEREVRREVPSHHRALPDEYGDKPKQSHRSRSPNPNQTPRDRLEQNSEPHRTGAAKDEKPEDKDLLSDLQDISDSERKTSTGESSLGSGSGSDDEENDDGSSSEGEEEESGSGSGESDQTAGDVSEDERSEEEFEEERENSNHIAPVPESRFDHDTEESGEEEEEEEEEEEEEAGEGDVTPQSVSHSHSATPELEENYIPDSPPISPVELKKELPKYLPALQGCRSVEEFQCLNRIEEGTYGVVYRAKDKKTDEIVALKRLKMEKEKEGFPITSLREINTILKAQHPNIVTVREIVVGSNMDKIYIVMNYVEHDLKSLMETMKQPFLPGEVKTLMIQLLRGVRHLHDNWILHRDLKTSNLLLSHKGILKVGDFGLAREYGSPLKPYTPVVVTLWYRSPELLLGAKEYSTAVDMWSVGCIFGELLTQKPLFPGKSEIDQINKIFKDLGSPSEKIWPGYNELPAVKKMTFTEYPYNNMRKRFGALLSDQGFDLMNKFLTYCPSKRILSDEALKHEYFRETPQPIDPSMFPTWPAKSEQQRVKRGTSPRPPEGGLGYSQLGDDDLKDTGFHLTTSNQGASAVGPGFSLKF
- the LOC109868975 gene encoding cyclin-dependent kinase 11B isoform X7 codes for the protein MGDEKDTWKVKTLDEILQEKKRRRELEESTEPKRLKNCVPCPVPQTDDREAKRDTPEEGELRDKKMEITIRNSPYIREDSTEDRGEEDESLAIKPPQQITRKDKSHHRKEEKRKDKRRRRSHSAEGAGKRVRPKDKDRESERRKRQWEEQDKARRDWERQKRREQARAQSRRERDRLEQVERQRERDRKLREQQQKEQREQKERERRAEERRKEREVRREVPSHHRALPDEYGDKPKQSHRSRSPNPNQTPRDRLEQNSEPHRTGAAKDEKPEDKDLLSDLQDISDSERKTSTGESSLGSGSGSDDEENDDGSSSEGEEEESGSGSGESDQTAGDVSEDERSEEEFEEERENSNHIAPVPESRFDHDTEESGEEEEEEEEEEEEEAGEGDVTPQSVSHSHSATPELEENYIPDSPPISPVELKKELPKYLPALQGCRSVEEFQCLNRIEEGTYGVVYRAKDKKTDEIVALKRLKMEKEKEGFPITSLREINTILKAQHPNIVTVREIVVGSNMDKIYIVMNYVEHDLKSLMETMKQPFLPGEVKTLMIQLLRGVRHLHDNWILHRDLKTSNLLLSHKGILKVGDFGLAREYGSPLKPYTPVVVTLWYRSPELLLGAKEYSTAVDMWSVGCIFGELLTQKPLFPGKSEIDQINKIFKDLGSPSEKIWPGYNELPAVKKMTFTEYPYNNMRKRFGALLSDQGFDLMNKFLTYCPSKRILSDEALKHEYFRETPQPIDPSMFPTWPAKSEQQRVKRGTSPRPPEGGLGYSQLGDDDLKDTGFHLTTSNQGASAVGPGFSLKF
- the LOC109868975 gene encoding cyclin-dependent kinase 11B isoform X12, translated to MEITIRNSPYIREDSTEDRGEEDESLAIKPPQQITRKDKSHHRKEEKRKDKRRRRSHSAEGAAGKRVRPKDKDRESERRKRQWEEQDKARRDWERQKRREQARAQSRRERDRLEQVERQRERDRKLREQQQKEQREQKERERRAEERRKEREVRREVPSHHRALPDEYGDKPKQSHRSRSPNPNQTPRDRLEQNSEPHRTGAAKDEKPEDKDLLSDLQDISDSERKTSTGESSLGSGSGSDDEENDDGSSSEGEEEESGSGSGESDQTAGDVSEDERSEEEFEEERENSNHIAPVPESRFDHDTEESGEEEEEEEEEEEEEAGEGDVTPQSVSHSHSATPELEENYIPDSPPISPVELKKELPKYLPALQGCRSVEEFQCLNRIEEGTYGVVYRAKDKKTDEIVALKRLKMEKEKEGFPITSLREINTILKAQHPNIVTVREIVVGSNMDKIYIVMNYVEHDLKSLMETMKQPFLPGEVKTLMIQLLRGVRHLHDNWILHRDLKTSNLLLSHKGILKVGDFGLAREYGSPLKPYTPVVVTLWYRSPELLLGAKEYSTAVDMWSVGCIFGELLTQKPLFPGKSEIDQINKIFKDLGSPSEKIWPGYNELPAVKKMTFTEYPYNNMRKRFGALLSDQGFDLMNKFLTYCPSKRILSDEALKHEYFRETPQPIDPSMFPTWPAKSEQQRVKRGTSPRPPEGGLGYSQLGDDDLKDTGFHLTTSNQGASAVGPGFSLKF
- the LOC109868975 gene encoding cyclin-dependent kinase 11B isoform X11 — protein: MEITIRNSPYIREDSTEDRGEEDESLAIKPPQQITRKDKSHHRKEEKRKDKRRRRSHSAEGAAGKRVRPKDKDRESERRKRQWEEQDKARRDWERQKRREQARAQSRRERAPDRIPPSSPDYRDRLEQVERQRERDRKLREQQQKEQREQKERERRAEERRKEREVRREVPSHHRALPDEYGDKPKQSHRSRSPNPNQTPRDRLEQNSEPHRTGAAKDEKPEDKDLLSDLQDISDSERKTSTGESSLGSGSGSDDEENDDGSSSEGEEEESGSGSGESDQTAGDVSEDERSEEEFEEERENSNHIAPVPESRFDHDTEESGEEEEEEEEEEEEEAGEGDVTPQSVSHSHSATPELEENYIPDSPPISPVELKKELPKYLPALQGCRSVEEFQCLNRIEEGTYGVVYRAKDKKTDEIVALKRLKMEKEKEGFPITSLREINTILKAQHPNIVTVREIVVGSNMDKIYIVMNYVEHDLKSLMETMKQPFLPGEVKTLMIQLLRGVRHLHDNWILHRDLKTSNLLLSHKGILKVGDFGLAREYGSPLKPYTPVVVTLWYRSPELLLGAKEYSTAVDMWSVGCIFGELLTQKPLFPGKSEIDQINKIFKDLGSPSEKIWPGYNELPAVKKMTFTEYPYNNMRKRFGALLSDQGFDLMNKFLTYCPSKRILSDEALKHEYFRETPQPIDPSMFPTWPAKSEQQRVKRGTSPRPPEGGLGYSQLGDDDLKDTGFHLTTSNQGASAVGPGFSLKF
- the LOC109868975 gene encoding cyclin-dependent kinase 11B isoform X8; translated protein: MEITIRNSPYIREDSTEDRGSLFVESLALDSLPNSRGEEDESLAIKPPQQITRKDKSHHRKEEKRKDKRRRRSHSAEGAAGKRVRPKDKDRESERRKRQWEEQDKARRDWERQKRREQARAQSRRERAPDRIPPSSPDYRDRLEQVERQRERDRKLREQQQKEQREQKERERRAEERRKEREVRREVPSHHRALPDEYGDKPKQSHRSRSPNPNQTPRDRLEQNSEPHRTGAAKDEKPEDKDLLSDLQDISDSERKTSTGESSLGSGSGSDDEENDDGSSSEGEEEESGSGSGESDQTAGDVSEDERSEEEFEEERENSNHIAPVPESRFDHDTEESGEEEEEEEEEEEEEAGEGDVTPQSVSHSHSATPELEENYIPDSPPISPVELKKELPKYLPALQGCRSVEEFQCLNRIEEGTYGVVYRAKDKKTDEIVALKRLKMEKEKEGFPITSLREINTILKAQHPNIVTVREIVVGSNMDKIYIVMNYVEHDLKSLMETMKQPFLPGEVKTLMIQLLRGVRHLHDNWILHRDLKTSNLLLSHKGILKVGDFGLAREYGSPLKPYTPVVVTLWYRSPELLLGAKEYSTAVDMWSVGCIFGELLTQKPLFPGKSEIDQINKIFKDLGSPSEKIWPGYNELPAVKKMTFTEYPYNNMRKRFGALLSDQGFDLMNKFLTYCPSKRILSDEALKHEYFRETPQPIDPSMFPTWPAKSEQQRVKRGTSPRPPEGGLGYSQLGDDDLKDTGFHLTTSNQGASAVGPGFSLKF